The following coding sequences are from one Bombus terrestris chromosome 14, iyBomTerr1.2, whole genome shotgun sequence window:
- the LOC100645846 gene encoding ephrin type-B receptor 1-B isoform X6 has translation MAPFNMAGVAGLLATCAAAAASAAHLLPLLLLLICPRGTHAEQVVLLDTTQEEKLEWTKYPFGAEANTPGWVEESFTNFDKGINWRSYVVCDVAYNNVNNWLWTPFIERGPANRMYIEIQFTTRDCSLFPGNALSCKETFSLLYYEFDVATKEPPPWETDSYKLIGRIAAGEGRFNTNTGVVINTEVKSIPVTKKGVYFAFRDQGACISILAIKVYYISCPEISVNFAHFPATPTGREVALIEQTIGTCVDNAVVIEQPTFLCKGDGKWYLPNGGCHCKPGYQADVEKQACTECAIGKFKHEAGSHSCEACPAHSKSSDYGFTECRCNAGYFRAEKDPKKMPCTQPPSAPQNLTVNFVDQSTVILSWNAPHMLGGRTDTTYRVVCDACSMGVKYIPNTEVFNDTKITITGLNAVTTYRFQVFAENGVSALAGKSEYVDITVTTEASVPSLVSNVRITSVKSSELSISWDAPVTEVGGDSDLVERYEVRCYPRYDDATNATVIQTSELSATFKGLKPSTDYAIQVRAKTTRGWGEYTPIVYKKTPHAMGLDYVGEDDNMQVRIIAGAIVAVVVLLVIIIIMTVLILRRASDECNKKQPSDCDTLEYRNGEGLVVTYMTTPLFTPAVGVAAASAGGAGGGGARSYVDPHTYEDPNQAVREFAREIDAGYITIEAIIGGGEFGDVCRGKLKLPPDGRTEIDVAIKTLKPGSADKARNDFLTEASIMGQFEHPNVIFLQGVVTKSNPVMIITEFMENGSLDTFLRANDGKFQVLQLVGMLRGIASGMQYLAEMNYVHRDLAARNVLVNAALVCKIADFGLSREIESATEGAYTTRTVYSGKKGGKIPVRWTAPEAIAFRKFTSASDVWSMGIVCWEVMSYGERPYWNWSNQDVIKSIEKGYRLPAPMDCPEAIYQLMLDCWQKERTHRPTFANLTQTLDKLIRSPDTLRKIAQNRIRERGAPPPPPPASSTSSNVHLRKRGTNPLAPDAVDLTQLTSVSEWLASIKMSRYAESFERSGVTTLEAAARVTVQELTALGVTLVGHQKKIMNSVTALRAQMSATSQGFLV, from the exons TGGGTGGAAGAGTCGTTCACGAACTTCGACAAGGGCATCAATTGGCGGAGTTACGTCGTCTGCGACGTAGCGTACAACAACGTGAACAATTGGCTGTGGACGCCGTTCATCGAGAGGGGACCGGCGAACCgcatgtacatagaaatacaaTTCACGACTCGTGACTGCTCGTTGTTCCCCGGAAACGCGCTCAGTTGCAAAGAAACTTTCAGTCTACTTTACTACGAGTTCGACGTGGCTACCAAGGAACCGCCGCCGTGGGAAACGGATAGTTACAAGTTGATCG GACGCATCGCTGCTGGCGAGGGAAGGTTCAACACTAACACCGGGGTGGTTATAAACACGGAGGTCAAGTCCATTCCAGTGACGAAGAAGGGCGTGTACTTTGCGTTCCGCGACCAGGGAGCTTGCATCTCCATCTTGGCCATTAAAGTTTACTACATCAGCTGTCCGGAGATCTCTGTGAACTTTGCACACTTCCCGGCAACGCCAACGGGTCGCGAAGTCGCGTTGATCGAACAAACGATCGGCACTTGCGTGGACAACGCCGTGGTCATCGAACAGCCAACCTTCCTCTGCAAAGGAGATGGCAAATGGTACCTGCCTAACGGTGGATGTCACTGCAAACCTGGCTATCAGGCTGACGTCGAGAAGCAAGCGTGCACCGAGTGCGCGATCGGTAAATTCAAACACGAAGCTGGGTCGCACAGTTGCGAAGCTTGTCCGGCTCACAGCAAATCCTCCGATTACGGATTCACCGAATGTCGATGCAACGCCGGTTATTTTAGGGCCGAGAAAGATCCGAAGAAAATGCCTTGTACAC AACCACCGTCGGCGCCACAAAATTTGACGGTGAACTTCGTTGACCAGTCTACTGTGATTCTGTCGTGGAACGCGCCGCACATGCTGGGCGGCAGAACAGATACGACTTACAGGGTGGTCTGCGATGCCTGTAGTATGGGCGTCAAATACATTCCCAACACC GAAGTTTTCAACGATACGAAGATCACGATAACGGGTCTAAACGCGGTGACCACGTATCGATTCCAAGTATTTGCCGAGAACGGTGTGTCGGCGTTGGCTGGAAAATCCGAGTACGTGGACATCACCGTCACCACAGAAGCTAGCGTACCTAGTTTGGTGAGCAACGTCAGGATTACCAGCGTGAAGAGTTCGGAACTGAGCATTAGTTGGGACGCTCCGGTAACCGAGGTCGGTGGAGACAGCGATCTGGTCGAAAGATACGAAG TGAGGTGTTATCCGCGATACGACGATGCTACCAACGCTACGGTTATACAAACTTCCGAGTTATCCGCGACGTTCAAGGGCCTAAAACCATCGACGGACTACGCGATACAAGTACGAGCGAAGACTACGCGAGGCTGGGGCGAATATACGCCCATAGTTTATAAAAAGACGCCTCATGCTATGGGACTAG ACTACGTCGGAGAAGATGACAATATGCAAGTAAGGATCATAGCAGGAGCTATCGTTGCTGTGGTAGTCCTTCTGGTGATCATCATTATCATGACCGTTCTAATTTTGAGAAG GGCCTCGGACGAATGCAACAAGAAACAGCCCAGTGACTGCGATACCCTGGAGTATAGAAACGGCGAAG GACTAGTTGTGACCTACA TGACCACGCCGCTGTTCACACCTGCAGTGGGAGTTGCTGCCGCGAGTGCGGGAGGTGCTGGTGGCGGAGGTGCAAGGAGTTACGTCGATCCTCATACTTACGAAGATCCGAATCAAGCTGTGAGAGAATTCGCCCGAGAAATCGACGCAGGATACATTACGATAGAAGCTATCATAG GTGGTGGAGAATTTGGCGACGTTTGTCGAGGAAAATTAAAACTACCGCCAGACGGTCGAACGGAGATCGACGTCGCGATCAAGACATTGAAACCAGGCTCCGCCGACAAAGCTCGCAACGACTTCCTCACTGAAGCCTCCATCATGGGTCAGTTCGAGCATCCGAACGTGATATTCCTGCAAGGTGTCGTAACCAAGAGCAATCCAGTGATGATCATCACTGAGTTCATGGAGAACGGTAGCCTGGACACTTTCCTGCGTGCGAACGACGGCAAGTTCCAGGTGCTGCAGCTTGTAGGCATGCTTCGCGGTATAGCGAGCGGCATGCAGTATCTCGCTGAAATGAACTACGTACATCGAGATCTCGCGGCGAGGAACGTGCTCGTGAATGCTGCCCTCGTCTGCAAGATCGCCGATTTCGGGCTTAGCCGGGAGATCGAAAGCGCCACGGAAGGAGCGTACACGACCAGG ACTGTTTACTCCGGCAAAAAGGGTGGAAAGATCCCGGTACGATGGACAGCTCCGGAAGCGATAGCGTTCCGAAAGTTCACCAGCGCTTCCGACGTATGGAGCATGGGCATCGTTTGTTGGGAGGTGATGTCCTACGGCGAAAGACCGTATTGGAACTGGTCTAATCAGGATGTGATAAAGTCGATCGAAAAAGGATACAGGCTTCCAGCACCGATGGATTGTCCGGAAGCGATCTATCAGCTGATGCTCGATTGCTGGCAGAAGGAACGAACCCATCGTCCTACCTTTGCCAATCTCACTCAAACCTTGGACAAATTGATACGAAGCCCGGACACGCTGAGGAAAATCGCCCAGAACAG AATCAGGGAAAGGGGTGCTCCGCCCCCACCCCCACCCGCCTCGTCGACATCCTCCAACGTGCATTTGAGGAAAAG GGGCACCAATCCACTGGCGCCGGACGCGGTGGACTTGACGCAGCTGACCTCGGTCAGCGAGTGGCTGGCTTCCATCAAGATGTCACGGTACGCGGAGAGTTTCGAAAGATCCGGAGTGACTACCTTGGAGGCGGCCGCGCGTGTTACCGTACAAGAGCTGACGGCGCTCGGGGTGACGTTGGTGGGACACCAGAAGAAGATAATGAACAGCGTGACAGCGCTCAGAGCGCAGATGTCGGCCACTTCGCAAGGTTTTCTCGTTTAA
- the LOC100645846 gene encoding ephrin type-B receptor 1-B isoform X13 — protein sequence MAPFNMAGVAGLLATCAAAAASAAHLLPLLLLLICPRGTHAEQVVLLDTTQEEKLEWTKYPFGAEANTPGWVEESFTNFDKGINWRSYVVCDVAYNNVNNWLWTPFIERGPANRMYIEIQFTTRDCSLFPGNALSCKETFSLLYYEFDVATKEPPPWETDSYKLIGRIAAGEGRFNTNTGVVINTEVKSIPVTKKGVYFAFRDQGACISILAIKVYYISCPEISVNFAHFPATPTGREVALIEQTIGTCVDNAVVIEQPTFLCKGDGKWYLPNGGCHCKPGYQADVEKQACTECAIGKFKHEAGSHSCEACPAHSKSSDYGFTECRCNAGYFRAEKDPKKMPCTQPPSAPQNLTVNFVDQSTVILSWNAPHMLGGRTDTTYRVVCDACSMGVKYIPNTEVFNDTKITITGLNAVTTYRFQVFAENGVSALAGKSEYVDITVTTEASVPSLVSNVRITSVKSSELSISWDAPVTEVGGDSDLVERYEVRCYPRYDDATNATVIQTSELSATFKGLKPSTDYAIQVRAKTTRGWGEYTPIVYKKTPHAMGLDYVGEDDNMQVRIIAGAIVAVVVLLVIIIIMTVLILRRASDECNKKQPSDCDTLEYRNGEGLVVTYMGVAAASAGGAGGGGARSYVDPHTYEDPNQAVREFAREIDAGYITIEAIIGGGEFGDVCRGKLKLPPDGRTEIDVAIKTLKPGSADKARNDFLTEASIMGQFEHPNVIFLQGVVTKSNPVMIITEFMENGSLDTFLRANDGKFQVLQLVGMLRGIASGMQYLAEMNYVHRDLAARNVLVNAALVCKIADFGLSREIESATEGAYTTRTVYSGKKGGKIPVRWTAPEAIAFRKFTSASDVWSMGIVCWEVMSYGERPYWNWSNQDVIKSIEKGYRLPAPMDCPEAIYQLMLDCWQKERTHRPTFANLTQTLDKLIRSPDTLRKIAQNRIRERGAPPPPPPASSTSSNVHLRKRGTNPLAPDAVDLTQLTSVSEWLASIKMSRYAESFERSGVTTLEAAARVTVQELTALGVTLVGHQKKIMNSVTALRAQMSATSQGFLV from the exons TGGGTGGAAGAGTCGTTCACGAACTTCGACAAGGGCATCAATTGGCGGAGTTACGTCGTCTGCGACGTAGCGTACAACAACGTGAACAATTGGCTGTGGACGCCGTTCATCGAGAGGGGACCGGCGAACCgcatgtacatagaaatacaaTTCACGACTCGTGACTGCTCGTTGTTCCCCGGAAACGCGCTCAGTTGCAAAGAAACTTTCAGTCTACTTTACTACGAGTTCGACGTGGCTACCAAGGAACCGCCGCCGTGGGAAACGGATAGTTACAAGTTGATCG GACGCATCGCTGCTGGCGAGGGAAGGTTCAACACTAACACCGGGGTGGTTATAAACACGGAGGTCAAGTCCATTCCAGTGACGAAGAAGGGCGTGTACTTTGCGTTCCGCGACCAGGGAGCTTGCATCTCCATCTTGGCCATTAAAGTTTACTACATCAGCTGTCCGGAGATCTCTGTGAACTTTGCACACTTCCCGGCAACGCCAACGGGTCGCGAAGTCGCGTTGATCGAACAAACGATCGGCACTTGCGTGGACAACGCCGTGGTCATCGAACAGCCAACCTTCCTCTGCAAAGGAGATGGCAAATGGTACCTGCCTAACGGTGGATGTCACTGCAAACCTGGCTATCAGGCTGACGTCGAGAAGCAAGCGTGCACCGAGTGCGCGATCGGTAAATTCAAACACGAAGCTGGGTCGCACAGTTGCGAAGCTTGTCCGGCTCACAGCAAATCCTCCGATTACGGATTCACCGAATGTCGATGCAACGCCGGTTATTTTAGGGCCGAGAAAGATCCGAAGAAAATGCCTTGTACAC AACCACCGTCGGCGCCACAAAATTTGACGGTGAACTTCGTTGACCAGTCTACTGTGATTCTGTCGTGGAACGCGCCGCACATGCTGGGCGGCAGAACAGATACGACTTACAGGGTGGTCTGCGATGCCTGTAGTATGGGCGTCAAATACATTCCCAACACC GAAGTTTTCAACGATACGAAGATCACGATAACGGGTCTAAACGCGGTGACCACGTATCGATTCCAAGTATTTGCCGAGAACGGTGTGTCGGCGTTGGCTGGAAAATCCGAGTACGTGGACATCACCGTCACCACAGAAGCTAGCGTACCTAGTTTGGTGAGCAACGTCAGGATTACCAGCGTGAAGAGTTCGGAACTGAGCATTAGTTGGGACGCTCCGGTAACCGAGGTCGGTGGAGACAGCGATCTGGTCGAAAGATACGAAG TGAGGTGTTATCCGCGATACGACGATGCTACCAACGCTACGGTTATACAAACTTCCGAGTTATCCGCGACGTTCAAGGGCCTAAAACCATCGACGGACTACGCGATACAAGTACGAGCGAAGACTACGCGAGGCTGGGGCGAATATACGCCCATAGTTTATAAAAAGACGCCTCATGCTATGGGACTAG ACTACGTCGGAGAAGATGACAATATGCAAGTAAGGATCATAGCAGGAGCTATCGTTGCTGTGGTAGTCCTTCTGGTGATCATCATTATCATGACCGTTCTAATTTTGAGAAG GGCCTCGGACGAATGCAACAAGAAACAGCCCAGTGACTGCGATACCCTGGAGTATAGAAACGGCGAAG GACTAGTTGTGACCTACA TGGGAGTTGCTGCCGCGAGTGCGGGAGGTGCTGGTGGCGGAGGTGCAAGGAGTTACGTCGATCCTCATACTTACGAAGATCCGAATCAAGCTGTGAGAGAATTCGCCCGAGAAATCGACGCAGGATACATTACGATAGAAGCTATCATAG GTGGTGGAGAATTTGGCGACGTTTGTCGAGGAAAATTAAAACTACCGCCAGACGGTCGAACGGAGATCGACGTCGCGATCAAGACATTGAAACCAGGCTCCGCCGACAAAGCTCGCAACGACTTCCTCACTGAAGCCTCCATCATGGGTCAGTTCGAGCATCCGAACGTGATATTCCTGCAAGGTGTCGTAACCAAGAGCAATCCAGTGATGATCATCACTGAGTTCATGGAGAACGGTAGCCTGGACACTTTCCTGCGTGCGAACGACGGCAAGTTCCAGGTGCTGCAGCTTGTAGGCATGCTTCGCGGTATAGCGAGCGGCATGCAGTATCTCGCTGAAATGAACTACGTACATCGAGATCTCGCGGCGAGGAACGTGCTCGTGAATGCTGCCCTCGTCTGCAAGATCGCCGATTTCGGGCTTAGCCGGGAGATCGAAAGCGCCACGGAAGGAGCGTACACGACCAGG ACTGTTTACTCCGGCAAAAAGGGTGGAAAGATCCCGGTACGATGGACAGCTCCGGAAGCGATAGCGTTCCGAAAGTTCACCAGCGCTTCCGACGTATGGAGCATGGGCATCGTTTGTTGGGAGGTGATGTCCTACGGCGAAAGACCGTATTGGAACTGGTCTAATCAGGATGTGATAAAGTCGATCGAAAAAGGATACAGGCTTCCAGCACCGATGGATTGTCCGGAAGCGATCTATCAGCTGATGCTCGATTGCTGGCAGAAGGAACGAACCCATCGTCCTACCTTTGCCAATCTCACTCAAACCTTGGACAAATTGATACGAAGCCCGGACACGCTGAGGAAAATCGCCCAGAACAG AATCAGGGAAAGGGGTGCTCCGCCCCCACCCCCACCCGCCTCGTCGACATCCTCCAACGTGCATTTGAGGAAAAG GGGCACCAATCCACTGGCGCCGGACGCGGTGGACTTGACGCAGCTGACCTCGGTCAGCGAGTGGCTGGCTTCCATCAAGATGTCACGGTACGCGGAGAGTTTCGAAAGATCCGGAGTGACTACCTTGGAGGCGGCCGCGCGTGTTACCGTACAAGAGCTGACGGCGCTCGGGGTGACGTTGGTGGGACACCAGAAGAAGATAATGAACAGCGTGACAGCGCTCAGAGCGCAGATGTCGGCCACTTCGCAAGGTTTTCTCGTTTAA
- the LOC100645846 gene encoding ephrin type-B receptor 1-B isoform X14 — protein MAPFNMAGVAGLLATCAAAAASAAHLLPLLLLLICPRGTHAEQVVLLDTTQEEKLEWTKYPFGAEANTPGWVEESFTNFDKGINWRSYVVCDVAYNNVNNWLWTPFIERGPANRMYIEIQFTTRDCSLFPGNALSCKETFSLLYYEFDVATKEPPPWETDSYKLIGRIAAGEGRFNTNTGVVINTEVKSIPVTKKGVYFAFRDQGACISILAIKVYYISCPEISVNFAHFPATPTGREVALIEQTIGTCVDNAVVIEQPTFLCKGDGKWYLPNGGCHCKPGYQADVEKQACTECAIGKFKHEAGSHSCEACPAHSKSSDYGFTECRCNAGYFRAEKDPKKMPCTQPPSAPQNLTVNFVDQSTVILSWNAPHMLGGRTDTTYRVVCDACSMGVKYIPNTEVFNDTKITITGLNAVTTYRFQVFAENGVSALAGKSEYVDITVTTEASVPSLVSNVRITSVKSSELSISWDAPVTEVGGDSDLVERYEVRCYPRYDDATNATVIQTSELSATFKGLKPSTDYAIQVRAKTTRGWGEYTPIVYKKTPHAMGLDYVGEDDNMQVRIIAGAIVAVVVLLVIIIIMTVLILRSRASDECNKKQPSDCDTLEYRNGEVGVAAASAGGAGGGGARSYVDPHTYEDPNQAVREFAREIDAGYITIEAIIGGGEFGDVCRGKLKLPPDGRTEIDVAIKTLKPGSADKARNDFLTEASIMGQFEHPNVIFLQGVVTKSNPVMIITEFMENGSLDTFLRANDGKFQVLQLVGMLRGIASGMQYLAEMNYVHRDLAARNVLVNAALVCKIADFGLSREIESATEGAYTTRTVYSGKKGGKIPVRWTAPEAIAFRKFTSASDVWSMGIVCWEVMSYGERPYWNWSNQDVIKSIEKGYRLPAPMDCPEAIYQLMLDCWQKERTHRPTFANLTQTLDKLIRSPDTLRKIAQNRIRERGAPPPPPPASSTSSNVHLRKRGTNPLAPDAVDLTQLTSVSEWLASIKMSRYAESFERSGVTTLEAAARVTVQELTALGVTLVGHQKKIMNSVTALRAQMSATSQGFLV, from the exons TGGGTGGAAGAGTCGTTCACGAACTTCGACAAGGGCATCAATTGGCGGAGTTACGTCGTCTGCGACGTAGCGTACAACAACGTGAACAATTGGCTGTGGACGCCGTTCATCGAGAGGGGACCGGCGAACCgcatgtacatagaaatacaaTTCACGACTCGTGACTGCTCGTTGTTCCCCGGAAACGCGCTCAGTTGCAAAGAAACTTTCAGTCTACTTTACTACGAGTTCGACGTGGCTACCAAGGAACCGCCGCCGTGGGAAACGGATAGTTACAAGTTGATCG GACGCATCGCTGCTGGCGAGGGAAGGTTCAACACTAACACCGGGGTGGTTATAAACACGGAGGTCAAGTCCATTCCAGTGACGAAGAAGGGCGTGTACTTTGCGTTCCGCGACCAGGGAGCTTGCATCTCCATCTTGGCCATTAAAGTTTACTACATCAGCTGTCCGGAGATCTCTGTGAACTTTGCACACTTCCCGGCAACGCCAACGGGTCGCGAAGTCGCGTTGATCGAACAAACGATCGGCACTTGCGTGGACAACGCCGTGGTCATCGAACAGCCAACCTTCCTCTGCAAAGGAGATGGCAAATGGTACCTGCCTAACGGTGGATGTCACTGCAAACCTGGCTATCAGGCTGACGTCGAGAAGCAAGCGTGCACCGAGTGCGCGATCGGTAAATTCAAACACGAAGCTGGGTCGCACAGTTGCGAAGCTTGTCCGGCTCACAGCAAATCCTCCGATTACGGATTCACCGAATGTCGATGCAACGCCGGTTATTTTAGGGCCGAGAAAGATCCGAAGAAAATGCCTTGTACAC AACCACCGTCGGCGCCACAAAATTTGACGGTGAACTTCGTTGACCAGTCTACTGTGATTCTGTCGTGGAACGCGCCGCACATGCTGGGCGGCAGAACAGATACGACTTACAGGGTGGTCTGCGATGCCTGTAGTATGGGCGTCAAATACATTCCCAACACC GAAGTTTTCAACGATACGAAGATCACGATAACGGGTCTAAACGCGGTGACCACGTATCGATTCCAAGTATTTGCCGAGAACGGTGTGTCGGCGTTGGCTGGAAAATCCGAGTACGTGGACATCACCGTCACCACAGAAGCTAGCGTACCTAGTTTGGTGAGCAACGTCAGGATTACCAGCGTGAAGAGTTCGGAACTGAGCATTAGTTGGGACGCTCCGGTAACCGAGGTCGGTGGAGACAGCGATCTGGTCGAAAGATACGAAG TGAGGTGTTATCCGCGATACGACGATGCTACCAACGCTACGGTTATACAAACTTCCGAGTTATCCGCGACGTTCAAGGGCCTAAAACCATCGACGGACTACGCGATACAAGTACGAGCGAAGACTACGCGAGGCTGGGGCGAATATACGCCCATAGTTTATAAAAAGACGCCTCATGCTATGGGACTAG ACTACGTCGGAGAAGATGACAATATGCAAGTAAGGATCATAGCAGGAGCTATCGTTGCTGTGGTAGTCCTTCTGGTGATCATCATTATCATGACCGTTCTAATTTTGAGAAG CAGGGCCTCGGACGAATGCAACAAGAAACAGCCCAGTGACTGCGATACCCTGGAGTATAGAAACGGCGAAG TGGGAGTTGCTGCCGCGAGTGCGGGAGGTGCTGGTGGCGGAGGTGCAAGGAGTTACGTCGATCCTCATACTTACGAAGATCCGAATCAAGCTGTGAGAGAATTCGCCCGAGAAATCGACGCAGGATACATTACGATAGAAGCTATCATAG GTGGTGGAGAATTTGGCGACGTTTGTCGAGGAAAATTAAAACTACCGCCAGACGGTCGAACGGAGATCGACGTCGCGATCAAGACATTGAAACCAGGCTCCGCCGACAAAGCTCGCAACGACTTCCTCACTGAAGCCTCCATCATGGGTCAGTTCGAGCATCCGAACGTGATATTCCTGCAAGGTGTCGTAACCAAGAGCAATCCAGTGATGATCATCACTGAGTTCATGGAGAACGGTAGCCTGGACACTTTCCTGCGTGCGAACGACGGCAAGTTCCAGGTGCTGCAGCTTGTAGGCATGCTTCGCGGTATAGCGAGCGGCATGCAGTATCTCGCTGAAATGAACTACGTACATCGAGATCTCGCGGCGAGGAACGTGCTCGTGAATGCTGCCCTCGTCTGCAAGATCGCCGATTTCGGGCTTAGCCGGGAGATCGAAAGCGCCACGGAAGGAGCGTACACGACCAGG ACTGTTTACTCCGGCAAAAAGGGTGGAAAGATCCCGGTACGATGGACAGCTCCGGAAGCGATAGCGTTCCGAAAGTTCACCAGCGCTTCCGACGTATGGAGCATGGGCATCGTTTGTTGGGAGGTGATGTCCTACGGCGAAAGACCGTATTGGAACTGGTCTAATCAGGATGTGATAAAGTCGATCGAAAAAGGATACAGGCTTCCAGCACCGATGGATTGTCCGGAAGCGATCTATCAGCTGATGCTCGATTGCTGGCAGAAGGAACGAACCCATCGTCCTACCTTTGCCAATCTCACTCAAACCTTGGACAAATTGATACGAAGCCCGGACACGCTGAGGAAAATCGCCCAGAACAG AATCAGGGAAAGGGGTGCTCCGCCCCCACCCCCACCCGCCTCGTCGACATCCTCCAACGTGCATTTGAGGAAAAG GGGCACCAATCCACTGGCGCCGGACGCGGTGGACTTGACGCAGCTGACCTCGGTCAGCGAGTGGCTGGCTTCCATCAAGATGTCACGGTACGCGGAGAGTTTCGAAAGATCCGGAGTGACTACCTTGGAGGCGGCCGCGCGTGTTACCGTACAAGAGCTGACGGCGCTCGGGGTGACGTTGGTGGGACACCAGAAGAAGATAATGAACAGCGTGACAGCGCTCAGAGCGCAGATGTCGGCCACTTCGCAAGGTTTTCTCGTTTAA